TTACTGATTCCGAACCGCGCGACCGAATGATCGGTCGACCGTTTGGCCCATCACCTGCCAGCTGGACACGGGAGTCTTCCGGATGACCGACCCGACGCGCACGACGCGGCCCGCCACGGATCTGCTGGACGCAGGAGAGCGGCTGAGCCGCGAGGAGCTGCGGACACTCCAGGTGGAGCGGCTGCGGGCGACCCTGCGTCACGCGTACGAGAACGTCGGGTTCTATCGCGAGGCGTTCGACAAGGCCGGGCTACGGCCCGATGACTGCCGCTCCCTGGAGGACCTGGCCCGTTTCCCGTTCACCACCAAGGCCGACCTGCGGGACCACTACCCGTTCGGGATGTTCGCGGTCGAGCCGTCGCGGGTGCGGCGCGTGCACGCCTCCAGCGGTACGACCGGGCGCCCCACCGTGGTGGGCTACACCGACCGCGACCTCGGCACCTGGGCGGACGTGGTGGCCCGCTCGATCCGCGCGGCGGGCGGGCGCCCCGGGCACAAGGTCCACGTGGCCTACGGGTACGGGCTGTTCACCGGCGGGCTCGGCGCGCACTACGGCGCCGAGCGGCTCGGCTGCACGGTCATCCCCGCATCAGGTGGCATGACGGCCCGACAGGTCCAGCTGATCCAGGACTTCCGGCCCGAGATCATCATGGTGACGCCTTCGTACATGCTCACTCTGCTGGACGAGTTCGAGCGGCAGGGAGTCGATCCCCGCGCTACCTCGCTCAGGGTCGGGATACTCGGCGCGGAGCCGTGGACCGAGGAGATGCGGCGGGAGATCGAGAGTCGGTTCGCCATCGACGCCGTGGACATCTACGGACTCTCCGAAGTGATCGGGCCTGGCGTGGCCCAGGAGTGCGTAGAGACCAAGGACGGACTGCACATCTGGGAGGACCACTTCTATCCGGAGGTCGTGGACCCGTTCACGGGAGAGGTGCTGCCGGACGGCGATGAGGGCGAACTGGTGTTCACATCGCTCACCAAGGAGGCGATGCCGGTGATCCGCTACCGGACCAGGGACCTGACCCGGCTGCTGCCGGGGACGGCGCGGGTGTTCCGGCGGATGGAGAAGGTGACCGGGCGCAGCGACGACATGATCATCCTTCGCGGCGTGAACCTCTTCCCCACCCAGATCGAGGAGATCGTGCTGCGAACGCCGGGTGTCGCCCCGCACTTCCAGCTGCGGCTGGCCAAGGAGGGCAGGATGGACGCCCTGACCGTGAGGACCGAGGCCCGGACCGACGCGTCGCCCGAGCAGCGGAGGGCCGCGGCCGAACTGATCGCGGCGGCGGTGAAGGACACGATCGGGGTCTCGGTGGCGGTGGAGGTGGTCGAACCGGAGACCCTGGAGCGCTCGGTCGGCAAGATCAAACGGATCGTGGACCTCCGGCAGGACGGCTGACATGCCGTGGTGCCGGGTCGCGCGGGCCGTCACCATGAGCGGCCGTCAGGCTGCTTACAGCGCGGCCAGGGGCCGAAGCGACACCTTCAGGGGCTGAACGAGAGGAAGACGGAGGCGGCGAACAGCACCCGGTCCACACCGCCTTGGAGCAGTGCGGCCCGTCCGGGAACCACTGTGAGGACGCTGACCGGGACGATGAGCGCCAGCAGCACCATTCCTCTCGCAGGTGCTGTCTTCGAACTCGTAGCCCTCAAGGATGTTCGTCCAGACCTCGCCCAGGGCGGCGGGGGCAATGACGGCCACGCTCCCAGGCGGGCCCGAGGCGCGCTCGGAGTGATGCGCCGATGGGGGCCGGGCCGTGATCCGCCGCGGGTACCGGCGCACGGAGTCGGCGTCCGTACCACCACGGGCCCGACGGCGGGCGGCCCGCGTACCGCCTCGGTCGTCGAACAGCCGGTGCCGAGCCGCACGCACCCGTGCGGCCCGCTCCGGTGCCGGCGCTCACGTCCGCGGGTGAGAGGCGTTCGCGCCGCAGGAAGGTCAGCGCTGCCGATGAAGGAAGGCGTCTCGCAACCGCCGACGCGGCGCGGATGGCCTCCTGGCGGCGCACGGCAAACCGCAGGACATTCCCGGGGAGTCCGCCGTCCGGAGCGGAAGGGCGGTGGGAGAAGTGCGGGCTGGACGGGGTCCAGGGGACGACGGCCTGGCCCGTCCGGTGAGCGCGCGCACCGCGGTCCGGTCACAGCGCGCGGTCGCGGCCCTCCCAGTAGGGATCGCGCAACCGGCGTTTGTAGAGCTTGCCGTTGGGGTCACGGGGAAGCACATCGATGAAGTCGACGCTCCTGGGGCGCTTGTACCCGGCGAGCCGCTCCGCGCAGTGGGCGAGGATCTCCGCGGCCAGGGCCGGGCCGGGGACCTGGCCGTCCTCCGGTTCCACGACGGCTTTGACCTCCTCGCCCCAGTCGGCGTTCGGGATGCCGAAGGCCGCCGCGTCGGCCACGGCTGAGTGGCTGAGCAGCACCGCCTCGATCTCGGCGGGATAGATGTTGACACCGCCCGAGATGATCATGTCGATCTTGCGGTCACGGAGGAAGAGATAGCCCTCCTCGTCGATGACACCGAGGTCCCCGACCGTGAAATAGTCGCCGATGCGGTTCTTGCGGGTCTTGGCCTCGTCCTTGTGGTAGCTGAACCCGCCGGTCGACATCTTCATGTAGACGGTGCCGAGTTCGCCGGGGGGCAACCGCTTGCCGTCGTCGTCGAAGACGGCCAGTTCACTGATGGGCCAGGCCTTTCCCACCGTGCCGGGCTTCTTCAGCCAGTCATCCGCGGTGGCGAAGGCACCACCGCCCTCGCTCGCGGCGTAGTACTCCTCCACACAGGTCCCCCACCAGTCGATCATCGCCCGCTTCACATGGTCGGGGCAGGGGGCCGCGCCGTGGATGGCGTGCCGCATGGACGACACGTCGTAGCGGTCGCGTATGTCGTCGGGGAGTGCGAGCAGCCGGTGGAACTGGGTGGGCACCATATGGGTGTGGGTGCAGGCACGGGAATCGATCAGCCGGAGCATCTCCTCAGGGGTCCACTTGTCCATCACCACCAGTCGGTGGCCGATGTGCAGCGACGCGCCGGCGAACTGGAGTACGGCCGTGTGGTAGAGCGGCGAGCAGAC
This DNA window, taken from Streptomyces sp. SCSIO 30461, encodes the following:
- the paaK gene encoding phenylacetate--CoA ligase PaaK; translation: MTDPTRTTRPATDLLDAGERLSREELRTLQVERLRATLRHAYENVGFYREAFDKAGLRPDDCRSLEDLARFPFTTKADLRDHYPFGMFAVEPSRVRRVHASSGTTGRPTVVGYTDRDLGTWADVVARSIRAAGGRPGHKVHVAYGYGLFTGGLGAHYGAERLGCTVIPASGGMTARQVQLIQDFRPEIIMVTPSYMLTLLDEFERQGVDPRATSLRVGILGAEPWTEEMRREIESRFAIDAVDIYGLSEVIGPGVAQECVETKDGLHIWEDHFYPEVVDPFTGEVLPDGDEGELVFTSLTKEAMPVIRYRTRDLTRLLPGTARVFRRMEKVTGRSDDMIILRGVNLFPTQIEEIVLRTPGVAPHFQLRLAKEGRMDALTVRTEARTDASPEQRRAAAELIAAAVKDTIGVSVAVEVVEPETLERSVGKIKRIVDLRQDG
- a CDS encoding acyl-CoA synthetase produces the protein MSEQPGASPLTQTPGGFWAQAAADPGRVVLIAPDGEEWAAGRLLAHSNRLVHGLRAAGLERGDAFAAVLPNGVAFLTAYLAATQAGFYLVPVNHHLVGPEIAWIIADSGAKVLIAHERFGATARAAADEARLPASNRYAVGRIDGFRPYAELLDGRSDSEPADRTLGWVMNYTSGTTGRPRGIRRPLPGKLPEETYLGGFLGIFGIRPFDGNVHLVCSPLYHTAVLQFAGASLHIGHRLVVMDKWTPEEMLRLIDSRACTHTHMVPTQFHRLLALPDDIRDRYDVSSMRHAIHGAAPCPDHVKRAMIDWWGTCVEEYYAASEGGGAFATADDWLKKPGTVGKAWPISELAVFDDDGKRLPPGELGTVYMKMSTGGFSYHKDEAKTRKNRIGDYFTVGDLGVIDEEGYLFLRDRKIDMIISGGVNIYPAEIEAVLLSHSAVADAAAFGIPNADWGEEVKAVVEPEDGQVPGPALAAEILAHCAERLAGYKRPRSVDFIDVLPRDPNGKLYKRRLRDPYWEGRDRAL